GTTTAATTCTGTCCTTGAGATAAAGCTATTCGTACCTGAGAATTCGTATGCAGAAGTTTTCGTCTCGGATGTTAGCGGCAGGATCGTCGAAAAAATTGCTGGAAAAACTTTCACCAAGGGTTTATATTCATTCCAGTGGGTGCCCAAAGATGTTTGCAGCGGTGTTTACTTTGTCGTTGTTAGAAGCGATAATGGAACAAAAATAAAGAGGGCACTTTTAATAAAGTAAATGTCCAGATTGGGAGAAAAAGCAGAAAAATCAGAGTCTGACAGTAGATTTCTAAGCAGGAAATACATAAAGCAGTTGGCTCTCGCAGCGGTATTAGCTGTAAGTTTTTTCATTCCGCATGTACTTTCCACAGTTTGGAAATCACCTCTTCCCCGAGTAGGCGAAATAGCGCAGAAAGATATTATCTCGCCTATAAGTTTTAAGGTACCGAAGGATGAAGACAGCCTAAAAGCTGAGATTGAGGCTGTTAAGCGCTCAGTGCCCATAGTGCTTGCGTACAACGATAAAATAGCTGATTCGGTCCTTACTGAATTCGCAAGGAGATGGGAAGATACGAAAAAAATTCTAAGAGACCGTCGAAAACCACTTAAAATTAA
The DNA window shown above is from bacterium and carries:
- a CDS encoding T9SS type A sorting domain-containing protein: FNSVLEIKLFVPENSYAEVFVSDVSGRIVEKIAGKTFTKGLYSFQWVPKDVCSGVYFVVVRSDNGTKIKRALLIK